The DNA sequence GGCGCCTTGACTGCAGAGCAGCTTTCGAGAATGGTAAAATCGGAACTGAACATGAAACAGCTGCGTGACATGCTTTTCCAGATGGAATCAGAGGGAAAACTCATCAAAGGTTACCTGGAGAAGGGAAGCGACTCCCTGTACTGGATTCTCGCTGAAGATCTGAAACAGCTGAGAAGAGCCCGTTTCTCAAGACGCTTCATCTCGACAATGGACGACAGGCTCTCTCTGCTCTTTGCCGATGATTCGAAAAGAATGTTCGGGCTGACCTCCGCGAATCTAGTATTCGCTGGTCCGGAACTTGTGGGCGCATTCAAGGGTCGCATAAAGGAAAACGAGGTCAAAGTCGACAAATTTGAGGGAAGACCGGAGATTAAGGAACTCATGCTGGATCTCGCTTCAGAAATGGGTGTTGTGGTAAAGAGGAAAGGTACGCCCAGGGAGGAGGAATGGGACGTTGTGGGTTTCTACGAAAGAACGCATCCGGGCCGGTAATTCCACAAAATCCGATGAACAACTATTTGTTATAGCTAGTGGATTTAGACACCGTGACGGTTCTGGTAGACGGGCTGGGAAGACGTATCAGCTATCTCAGAGTTTCAATTGCCGACAGCTGCAATCTGAAATGTGTCTATTGCATGCCTGCATCGGGAATGCACTTTACCAGAAGAACGGAGCTTATGAGCCCGGAAGAGATAGGCATCATAGTGAGGGCAGCGTCCTCTCTTGGTACAAGGACAGTAAGGATTACCGGAGGGGAGCCTCTTACAAGACCCGACGTTGCGGAAATAGCGTCAAACATCTCTGCAGCACCTGGGGTCGAAGATATACCTATATCCACCAACGGCATCTTCCTGCTGGACAGGGCGGATGATCTCGCATCTTCCGGGGTGACAAGGGCCAACGTGAGCCTGGATTCTCTGAATCCTGAGAAATTCAGGGAGGTTACGCGTGGCGGAGACGTAAAACGGGTTCTTGCGGGAATCAAAAGAGCGGCAGCCGCCGGTATGAATCCGGTTAAAATAAACACTGTGCTCATGAAAGGAGTGAACGACGGCGAGCTCATCGAGCTTGCGCGGTTTGCGCTCGAGAACTCTTTTCCAATACGTTTCATTGAGATGATGCCTCTTTCGAGCAATGTTGAATTTCAGCCTGAGCTGTTCTTTCCTGCATTCAGGGCAAAGGCGCTTCTGGAAAAGAAATTCAGTCTGTATTCGGGTGAAAAATCAGGTGGACAGGGCCCTGCGGTGTATTACGGCGTCGATGGATTCCAAAGCCCTATCGGTTTCATAACGCCGCTCAGCGGCAATTTCTGTGAAAGATGCAACAGGGTGAGGATTACATCGAAGGGGAAATTGCGCATGTGTTTATTCGGAGACGATATGTTCGATCTTCTCTCCGTGATACGAAATGGCGGTGGAACTGGAGAAGTTGCGGCTGTGATAAAGCAGTGTATTCGGGCGAAACCTGAAAAACACCATCTGGGAGTAGGAAAGACAAGCAGCGTAACGCTCGAAGCAATGTCGCAGGTTGGCGGCTGATACATTCTATTAATTACTCGTAGAGAAATTCGATACAAAAAGTATATGTGCCTTAGGGCAAAATTGTATGGACTGAGGATTAGCCCAATGACAGGTCCGGATGATATTTGTCCCGTCTGTGATTCAAAGATAAGCCCTGGAGCGCAGAACTGCGATGTATGCGGTGCAGATCTCATGCTGCTCAGAAACAATGGAGCAGCAGTGTACGTGTGCCCGGAATGCGGAAACGAGCTGCTTGAGCAGTCAACAAAATGTCCCAAATGCGGCGTCGAGTTTACCAGGGAGGAGGCACCTTCATCATCAGAAGAAGTGATATTTCAGTGCCCTGTATGCAATGCTGAAGTTCCCTCTAATGCAAATAAATGCCCTTCCTGTGGTGTAGAATTTCTGAGTGAGGAGGATGCCGGCGCGGCCGGCGAAGTGCCCGTAAGCGTGAACTCTGTGCCGGCAATTGAACCTGTCACTGCGCCGGATCTTTCAGAATTCAAGCTGGAAAAGGAACCGATGAAAGCTGAAGATGTAATTGGAGAAGTAGAGCAGGCCTTTGGGCATAAAGAAAATATTCAGGCAGCCGAAAGCGCTGAAGTCAGTCAGCAGGCAATTTCTAAAGCCACGCCCACTCAGCAGGCTCAGGTTCATACGCCGTCAATGGAAAACAGGGTCACTCAGTCAAATCAGACAAGTGATTTGACAGGCGACAAGGGAAGCAGACGGAAGGGGCTGTTTACATTCATCAAACGGGGCAGGAAACAGGACGAAACCGGTATCGTTTCCGATGCGCCTGGATCTTCAACCGCCCAGCATTCGCCAGGCTCTGCCAAAGAGGAGCAATACCTCCCCCCTCCGGCTGTCCGGACCGCAACAGAATTTGACAATTCGGCTATGAGATCGATGGTTCAGAATATAAGATCCGTTCTGAAATTCGCCGGAGATGTCAATGCGGATATAACAGACGGCAAACAGTATCTTGACAGGTCGCTTGACTATCTTCAGAAGGGTCAGCATCAGGACGCTGAAAAATTCATCAAACTCGCCAAAACGTCCCTGGAGGAATCCGTGCAGGGTTATTTCAGCGAAAAGATGGAAATAATGAGGAAGCAGCTTGAAATCGAAAATTTCGGCCAGGAAAGAAAGAAATTCCTGGAATCAAAAGTCAGGGACGTATCCTCTCTATCGAAAGCCGGTAAATATGATGAAGCACAGTCGATTGTCGTCCAGTTCCAGTCTGAACTTTCAACCAAAGCATCCCAGTATGGCGAGGCACAGGAAATGTGCGACGATCTCGAGCTGCTTCTAAACTGTGCGGACGACATCGGTCTGGACTACGACGGCTCAAGGATGATATTCAGTGAAGCGAAAAAACAGCTTGCAACAGGGGATTGGAGTTCCGCGCTCATTCTTGCAAAGCAGTCCAGGGAGTCTCTTATGCGTACAATTCCATCGAAACTCTCCAATGAGATGAGCAGGGCCAAGAATGATATTATTGACGCAAAGATAAGCGGTTTTCAGGTCGGGGAGATGATTGCTCTGCTTAAACAGGCAAGCGCAGCGTACAACGAGGGAAAATACGATGAAGCGCTGCGTTACATAGCTCACCTAAGGAAACAGTTTGACGGTATCAGGTCGAAAAATAAAGAGGGCCCGATGCAATAAATACGATTGCACTCATTTCCTTTGCCGCAGAAGCGCAGACAAAAGGTATTTACATCACATTATAATGACGCTTGGGAGGGCCCATAGCTTAGTCTGGCGGAGCGTCTGGCTCATAACCAGATGGTCGTCGGTTCAAATCCGACTGGGCCCATTCTCAAGTCTGCTGTTACCCTTATTTTCCCTTGTTCCTGCCGATTGCCGGGGAAGTCGTAATTGCCATAGCTGGTGGAAGGGAAGAGGTTGCAAACCGGCTGTTGTTGTACATAATACGCCGATTGCTCCAACGGTAGGTTGTTTTCAGTCACATGGTACTTCTCAATCGGTCCTCGTGTTATTCCGTGGTTATTTATGCCGGCCTATCTTGGCTGTTTAAAATAGGCAACTACCCTAGGTCTTGTCAGGTAGTAGAGCAAAACAATGCCTATTATTGTTCCAACAGGTATGACGAACAGTTCCAGCACGGCGCCTATCATCATTAAAATCCTTCCCCAATTCCTTCCGGTTAGGAAAGCGATGGCAAAGAACAGTGGAAGCAATGAGATGGCTAACAACAGAATGACGATTCCCGGAGCAAACAGCGAAATGAAGGTAGCTACAAACAGAGTTATAAAAAAATCGACAATTGCAAAGATTATCTGGACTATGCCAATTATCGTTACTCCAGTCGGTCTCTGAATCCGTGCAGGTGGATTCGGTCCGAATTGGTTTGAGCCGCATTGCTGGCAGTACATAACACCCGCAGGATTCAGATGCCCGCAAACCTGGCAGTATTTAACTTGTGCGGCTGCTCCCTGGGACGAAGCTGTCTGGGATATGACAGCAGGAGGAGCAGAAGTCGAGACGTTAATTGCTGCGGATGTCAGCCCCTGCCTGTCGCTCTTGTTCAGAGCTTTTCCACATGAGTTACAGAATGTATCGCTGTCACCAACAGGTTTTCCGCACGCAGGACAAAACGGCATGACACGTAAGCTGTCTCTTGATTTATATATATTTCGCACATGGGATAATACAGACTGCTTCCTTCTGAGTTTTTGAAATCGATTCGACTCATATCGTACCTGATGCCAGTTTTTTGCCTGTTTGAGCCTGAGTAAAGAATCCGTTCCATTCAAATCACTCTTCTGTTTTTGGAATTCGTTTTAACTTCGACAGCAGGCGCAAATTGGAAAGTTGCCAGGCTCGATAATCTTCAATTACATTTCGATAAAATAGTAATTTAACGCCGGGGTTCAAATCGATAAAGCTGTCATTCATTCCGGCTTTCATAGAAATGGCTGAATGCTGTCAGAGGATGTTACGCGCGCTTTCACTGTTAATCTGAAGCAGCTTTCATTAGGGCACCGTGAAGATTCGCCTATCTCACATTTCTGTTAAATAGTCGAAACCGAATTTCAAGACATGAAGGAGGACTCCATATGAAAGAAGGAACGGATACAACAGAAAGCATTGTTAATAATGTCAATCTCAAACTCATAGAACGCACTAAAGATAGATCGAACCTGGGCGGGGGCCATTTTCCGGTCGAGAAGACATTACAGGGTGAATTCAGGTTCGATGGCAGTCCAATGTTTACGGGCGAACTAAAATCCGAGTCGGCCTCGTTCATTGTCGGCGTTGATGAACCATCGGTGCTGGGCGGGAGAGGAGTTTATACAACCCCGCTGAGCTATCTCCTCTTCGGCGTCGTTTCCTGTTTTGCCAATACCCTCGCGATCCAGTGTGCCATTGAAAATATAAAACTCAAGAGACTCCGTCTTACAGGAAAACTCACTTACGACATCGGTCCGGTCCTGACAGCGTACGACTTTCCGCTGATCAATAAGCTGGAGATAGAAGTAGAAGCGGATACCGACATAAGAGCAATAGTTGAAGCATCCAGACCTAAATGCCCTGCGCTCTATGCCATTACGCATTCCATTGAGAGTACCGTAAAAACAACAGTTGCGAATTAGCCGCCTATTTTATACCAACCTTTGAACCGGATCTCAGATAACTGTCCGTACCTGAAATCCAATCCTGCCTCGGGGGGCTGAATATGTCGACGTCTATTGTATCCTCAACAGCTACCGCCTTGTGTACGCTATTTGGCGGGATAACAAGTGTTTCCCCTTCTTTTAATATGAATTTTTCTCCATCTATTTCGAATTCGAGAGCTCCTTTCATTATCCATGTTATCTGTTCATTCTCATGATGATGTGCCGGGACTACGCATCCTTTTTTGAGCAAAAGTTTGGCAACCATCGCCTTCTCGCCATAAACCATCTGGCGCTCGATAAGATCGCTCACGTGCTCCTTCTTAACGGAATCCCAGTGCTGTCTCTTGAGGTTCATTCTTCTAGGTAATACCATGTCAATATTTTACATTTTCTCAGGTCTGACCAACGCGGTTCATTTAGAATGCTGATCGAATTTCTACTCGCCCAATTCATTCTATCAGCCGCTTATCATCACGCGCTGAAGGGAGCAAATGTATACAGGCATGAATCAGAACGGGAATCGCACATATCCCCCATCGATCTGTATGTTCGTGCCTGTTATGTAGGACGCATCATCCGAACAGAGATATGCAACGAGCGATCCTATCTCCTCCGGTGCGGCAAACCTTTTGACAGGTATAGACCGCATTATGCCATTGAGCGCTTCTTCATAGGTTATTCCTCCCTCTTCACTCCGGCTTCTGGCAATATTCCTCACCCTGTCAGTGAGGACGTATCCCTGCGAAATGCTGTTGACTGTGATACCCATGGAGGCTTTTTCAAGTGAAACAACTTTAGCCAGATTCACCAGCGCAGATCTCAAAGATCCAGAAATCGAGAAATTTTCGATGCCCATTTTCGTCGTCATTGAA is a window from the Candidatus Sysuiplasma jiujiangense genome containing:
- the moaA gene encoding GTP 3',8-cyclase MoaA yields the protein MTVLVDGLGRRISYLRVSIADSCNLKCVYCMPASGMHFTRRTELMSPEEIGIIVRAASSLGTRTVRITGGEPLTRPDVAEIASNISAAPGVEDIPISTNGIFLLDRADDLASSGVTRANVSLDSLNPEKFREVTRGGDVKRVLAGIKRAAAAGMNPVKINTVLMKGVNDGELIELARFALENSFPIRFIEMMPLSSNVEFQPELFFPAFRAKALLEKKFSLYSGEKSGGQGPAVYYGVDGFQSPIGFITPLSGNFCERCNRVRITSKGKLRMCLFGDDMFDLLSVIRNGGGTGEVAAVIKQCIRAKPEKHHLGVGKTSSVTLEAMSQVGG
- a CDS encoding OsmC family protein: MKEGTDTTESIVNNVNLKLIERTKDRSNLGGGHFPVEKTLQGEFRFDGSPMFTGELKSESASFIVGVDEPSVLGGRGVYTTPLSYLLFGVVSCFANTLAIQCAIENIKLKRLRLTGKLTYDIGPVLTAYDFPLINKLEIEVEADTDIRAIVEASRPKCPALYAITHSIESTVKTTVAN
- a CDS encoding zinc-ribbon domain-containing protein, whose translation is MPFCPACGKPVGDSDTFCNSCGKALNKSDRQGLTSAAINVSTSAPPAVISQTASSQGAAAQVKYCQVCGHLNPAGVMYCQQCGSNQFGPNPPARIQRPTGVTIIGIVQIIFAIVDFFITLFVATFISLFAPGIVILLLAISLLPLFFAIAFLTGRNWGRILMMIGAVLELFVIPVGTIIGIVLLYYLTRPRVVAYFKQPR
- a CDS encoding zinc ribbon domain-containing protein is translated as MTGPDDICPVCDSKISPGAQNCDVCGADLMLLRNNGAAVYVCPECGNELLEQSTKCPKCGVEFTREEAPSSSEEVIFQCPVCNAEVPSNANKCPSCGVEFLSEEDAGAAGEVPVSVNSVPAIEPVTAPDLSEFKLEKEPMKAEDVIGEVEQAFGHKENIQAAESAEVSQQAISKATPTQQAQVHTPSMENRVTQSNQTSDLTGDKGSRRKGLFTFIKRGRKQDETGIVSDAPGSSTAQHSPGSAKEEQYLPPPAVRTATEFDNSAMRSMVQNIRSVLKFAGDVNADITDGKQYLDRSLDYLQKGQHQDAEKFIKLAKTSLEESVQGYFSEKMEIMRKQLEIENFGQERKKFLESKVRDVSSLSKAGKYDEAQSIVVQFQSELSTKASQYGEAQEMCDDLELLLNCADDIGLDYDGSRMIFSEAKKQLATGDWSSALILAKQSRESLMRTIPSKLSNEMSRAKNDIIDAKISGFQVGEMIALLKQASAAYNEGKYDEALRYIAHLRKQFDGIRSKNKEGPMQ
- a CDS encoding cupin domain-containing protein, which codes for MNLKRQHWDSVKKEHVSDLIERQMVYGEKAMVAKLLLKKGCVVPAHHHENEQITWIMKGALEFEIDGEKFILKEGETLVIPPNSVHKAVAVEDTIDVDIFSPPRQDWISGTDSYLRSGSKVGIK